In Deltaproteobacteria bacterium, a single genomic region encodes these proteins:
- a CDS encoding OmpA family protein — protein MRLQSLRNHSSAKPWLALVVSAVMLMGLPSHAGKKKKGKHAKVSLTIQLPKKGKGFTRPQRKKLRKIAIHLKAHPELGNITVVGHTDSRGKAPMNLKLSLKRAENVKAMLIKLGVNPERLVAEGKGSTELKNPKKSKRAHRQNQRVELIPTPVAKPEAAVAAAAPVEAPVEAPEPAPAPEVSAEPAAQPAPKVAAAVPVTPPSPPVKTATPKEAKAPAKTSIPKKIKEPTRPKAGPMTARNEAPKKQDTAPVQVATQSSSSNAPLWIASGVTIAGATAAIVLGAAASSKADKLDTLVRGTTDYEDIRDSSAQLALISDISMAVGIIGLATSL, from the coding sequence ATGAGACTGCAGTCATTACGTAATCACTCATCCGCTAAGCCATGGTTGGCTCTGGTGGTTTCTGCCGTCATGCTTATGGGTCTGCCCAGTCATGCGGGGAAAAAGAAAAAGGGTAAGCACGCCAAAGTCTCCCTCACGATTCAACTGCCGAAAAAAGGAAAAGGCTTCACGCGCCCACAGCGTAAGAAACTTCGAAAAATTGCCATTCACCTCAAGGCGCACCCTGAACTCGGCAACATCACCGTCGTAGGTCACACAGATTCTCGCGGTAAGGCGCCTATGAATCTAAAGCTTTCTCTCAAACGAGCAGAGAACGTGAAAGCGATGCTTATTAAACTGGGCGTAAATCCCGAAAGATTGGTCGCCGAAGGCAAAGGCTCCACTGAGCTGAAGAACCCTAAAAAATCCAAACGCGCGCACCGTCAAAATCAGAGGGTAGAGCTCATCCCAACTCCAGTGGCCAAACCAGAAGCAGCAGTCGCCGCCGCTGCTCCTGTTGAAGCTCCTGTTGAAGCTCCTGAACCTGCCCCAGCGCCTGAAGTATCCGCGGAACCCGCCGCTCAACCCGCTCCAAAAGTAGCAGCAGCGGTACCGGTTACGCCGCCCTCTCCACCCGTAAAAACCGCGACACCTAAAGAAGCCAAAGCACCTGCCAAAACATCGATCCCGAAAAAGATTAAAGAGCCTACCCGGCCTAAGGCAGGCCCTATGACGGCGCGTAACGAAGCTCCCAAAAAACAAGACACTGCTCCGGTTCAGGTTGCAACTCAATCGTCATCAAGCAATGCACCTCTTTGGATAGCCTCAGGCGTTACCATTGCCGGCGCTACCGCCGCCATCGTGCTCGGTGCTGCCGCTTCATCCAAAGCAGACAAGCTCGACACGCTGGTAAGGGGCACCACCGATTACGAAGACATTCGTGATTCCAGCGCTCAGTTGGCGCTCATCTCAGACATTTCTATGGCCGTCGGTATTATCGGGCTTGCCACCTCACT